One Candidatus Nitrososphaera evergladensis SR1 genomic window carries:
- a CDS encoding response regulator, with protein MVRSVLLVDQKQSTAELVKTYLTADGYEVDHTPDPSKAVEYASRSQYGVVVTDLVMRGGMSGIDLYREIRSYDVQVRFVFMLVLSADVLRLMGSLERSDVIKKEPLSMNEVICKVRAAFTNSR; from the coding sequence ATGGTAAGGTCAGTCCTCCTCGTCGACCAAAAGCAATCGACTGCCGAGCTGGTCAAGACGTACCTGACGGCTGACGGCTATGAAGTGGACCATACGCCCGACCCTTCAAAGGCAGTCGAGTACGCAAGCAGGTCGCAGTACGGCGTCGTGGTGACAGACCTTGTGATGCGTGGCGGCATGTCGGGCATCGACCTGTACAGAGAGATAAGGTCCTACGACGTGCAGGTGCGCTTTGTGTTCATGCTGGTCCTGTCGGCCGACGTTCTACGGCTGATGGGGTCGCTTGAGAGAAGCGACGTCATAAAGAAGGAGCCGCTTTCCATGAACGAGGTCATATGCAAGGTGCGCGCCGCGTTCACGAATAGTCGCTAA
- a CDS encoding adenylate/guanylate cyclase domain-containing protein: MSDPATPDSQRQIIINLYNSGIEPDIIALQLDVDREQVDRTIAEFAAEEERKHDSANATSGAPSLSSFELGPVVDTEQAVRLAQERVWRALRFEPQFNLSTEETNNILEKFAKSKVGFVILYVDVVGSTKLSMTIPADRLATIVQAFTQEMSILISAYGGYVLKYVGDAILAFFLADWNNLRVPCANAVSCAQAMIKVMRQGVNPILNQYDYPELNVRVGIDVGDNVVVQYGWDTMTLEDGRQVRRPHLDILGYTISVTAKMTGIAKPDQIMIGQFVYEALCDEAKEAFAPVQIGPEKWDYVSDYTGKIYKLYGSR; encoded by the coding sequence ATGTCTGATCCTGCCACGCCGGACTCGCAGCGGCAGATAATAATCAACCTCTACAACTCTGGCATAGAGCCGGACATAATCGCCCTGCAGCTTGACGTCGACAGGGAGCAGGTGGACAGGACGATAGCCGAGTTTGCGGCAGAGGAGGAGCGCAAGCACGATTCGGCAAACGCCACGTCTGGGGCGCCGTCGCTTTCGTCGTTTGAGCTCGGCCCAGTGGTGGACACGGAGCAGGCAGTCAGGCTGGCGCAGGAGCGGGTGTGGCGCGCCCTCCGCTTTGAGCCGCAGTTCAACCTCTCGACAGAGGAGACAAACAACATCCTGGAAAAGTTTGCCAAGTCCAAGGTGGGCTTTGTAATCCTGTACGTCGACGTCGTAGGGTCAACAAAACTGTCGATGACCATCCCGGCGGACAGGCTTGCCACCATAGTGCAGGCGTTTACGCAGGAAATGTCGATCCTTATTTCCGCCTACGGCGGGTACGTGCTGAAATACGTGGGCGACGCCATCCTGGCGTTCTTTCTTGCCGACTGGAACAATCTGCGAGTGCCGTGCGCAAACGCAGTTTCGTGCGCGCAGGCGATGATAAAAGTGATGCGGCAGGGCGTCAACCCTATCCTCAACCAGTACGACTATCCAGAGCTGAACGTGCGCGTCGGGATCGACGTGGGCGACAACGTCGTGGTGCAGTACGGGTGGGACACGATGACGCTTGAGGATGGCAGGCAGGTCAGGAGGCCGCACCTTGACATCCTCGGGTACACGATAAGCGTGACTGCCAAGATGACCGGGATTGCCAAGCCGGACCAGATAATGATAGGGCAGTTCGTGTACGAGGCGCTGTGCGACGAGGCCAAGGAGGCGTTTGCGCCCGTGCAGATAGGCCCTGAAAAGTGGGACTATGTCAGCGACTATACGGGCAAGATCTACAAGCTGTACGGCAGCAGGTAA
- a CDS encoding helix-turn-helix domain-containing protein produces the protein MSSSDNGSSIANASELTWIAGAVVLSDNPPQQLKFWRKKFGVKQADLAKKMAITPSVLSDYEKGRRPSPGANFIKRYLQALYELAQSGGGPGPHVEQETTATPEEPMTAGAAVTINQP, from the coding sequence TTGTCCAGTTCCGATAATGGCAGCAGCATCGCCAACGCAAGCGAACTGACGTGGATCGCCGGCGCGGTAGTCCTGAGCGACAACCCGCCGCAGCAGCTAAAGTTCTGGCGCAAAAAGTTTGGAGTAAAGCAGGCCGACCTTGCAAAAAAGATGGCCATCACCCCCTCGGTCCTGAGCGACTATGAGAAGGGCAGAAGGCCGTCCCCCGGTGCCAACTTTATCAAGCGCTACTTGCAGGCGCTGTACGAGCTGGCGCAGTCTGGCGGCGGCCCTGGGCCTCACGTAGAGCAAGAAACTACTGCAACGCCGGAGGAGCCAATGACGGCGGGCGCTGCTGTAACTATAAATCAGCCGTAG
- a CDS encoding tautomerase family protein codes for MPLILVSLYPGRTKEQKDEFAKAVTDAAVSILKTKAEHVIVVYDENPKENWFQAGKQL; via the coding sequence ATGCCCCTCATATTGGTGTCACTGTATCCCGGCAGGACAAAAGAGCAGAAAGACGAGTTTGCAAAGGCAGTAACTGACGCAGCAGTCAGCATACTAAAGACAAAAGCAGAGCACGTCATCGTAGTCTATGACGAGAACCCGAAGGAAAACTGGTTCCAGGCCGGCAAGCAGCTCTAA
- a CDS encoding carbon-nitrogen hydrolase family protein: MTSVAVVQMKSSEDKQDNLRQSVAYIEQAAAGKAQLVCFPEFQMAFSPGTQTAFELSKLAETVQGSFVTTLRKAAKAGKVEVVAAMYEKGAGNRVYDTAVVISSKGAITSVYRKLHLYDALGFKESKKLIPGKKLVKPAKTAAAGNIGVMICYDIRFPELSRLLTIKGASVLVAPSGWVQGPMKEEHWQTMLKARAIENGSYVVAPDQVGNIYAGRSMVIDPFGAVLLDMGQREGMETVELDMDKVKQVRQSLPLLKNRRTDVYSLSSKKG; the protein is encoded by the coding sequence GTGACATCCGTCGCCGTAGTGCAGATGAAGTCGTCAGAAGACAAGCAGGACAACCTGCGGCAGTCAGTCGCGTACATAGAGCAGGCCGCGGCCGGCAAGGCGCAGCTGGTATGCTTTCCCGAGTTCCAGATGGCGTTTTCGCCTGGCACCCAGACTGCTTTTGAATTGTCAAAACTTGCAGAGACTGTACAGGGCAGCTTTGTTACCACCCTGAGAAAGGCCGCAAAGGCAGGCAAGGTCGAGGTGGTGGCCGCGATGTATGAAAAGGGCGCAGGCAACCGCGTTTACGACACGGCAGTCGTGATAAGCAGCAAGGGAGCGATAACATCCGTGTACCGCAAGCTGCACCTGTACGACGCGCTCGGCTTTAAGGAATCAAAAAAGCTCATCCCCGGCAAAAAACTGGTCAAGCCGGCAAAGACGGCGGCAGCGGGCAACATCGGCGTCATGATATGCTACGACATCCGGTTTCCAGAGCTGTCAAGGCTCCTGACGATAAAGGGTGCAAGCGTGCTCGTTGCGCCCTCTGGATGGGTGCAGGGCCCGATGAAGGAGGAGCACTGGCAGACAATGCTAAAGGCCCGCGCAATTGAAAACGGCTCGTACGTCGTCGCACCAGACCAGGTGGGCAACATTTACGCCGGCAGGAGCATGGTCATTGACCCGTTTGGAGCAGTGCTCCTTGACATGGGCCAGAGAGAAGGCATGGAGACAGTGGAGCTTGACATGGACAAAGTCAAGCAGGTAAGGCAGTCGCTTCCGCTTTTAAAGAACCGCAGGACTGACGTCTATTCCCTCTCTAGCAAGAAAGGTTAA
- a CDS encoding PH domain-containing protein — translation MFGGEDDKAKFNTVLTDEDDLAEIKKIADRLDEDETVLVVARQSRVKPGGSLTTPNIIFATNKRLIIRDPRSLGLRQSIEDISYDRITSARIDQGMLSSRIILRAPGLSTIAEKKLDGITMGSDSNEGQIEAIPKDKAEKIIEAVNQGIQRAKVPTTTIVNNQASIADELDKLAKLKEQGVLSEAEFVQMKQELLKKL, via the coding sequence TTGTTTGGCGGCGAGGACGACAAGGCAAAATTCAATACCGTTCTGACCGACGAGGACGACCTGGCCGAGATAAAGAAAATCGCAGATCGCCTGGACGAAGACGAAACGGTTCTGGTGGTCGCAAGGCAATCAAGGGTCAAGCCCGGAGGCTCCCTGACTACTCCAAACATAATATTTGCAACTAACAAGAGGCTGATAATCCGGGACCCCCGCTCGCTAGGATTAAGGCAGAGCATCGAAGACATCAGCTACGACAGGATTACAAGTGCAAGGATTGACCAAGGTATGCTTTCCTCGCGCATAATTCTGCGTGCGCCGGGACTCAGCACCATTGCCGAAAAAAAGCTTGACGGGATTACAATGGGCAGTGACAGCAACGAAGGGCAGATAGAGGCAATCCCAAAAGACAAGGCCGAAAAAATAATCGAAGCCGTAAATCAGGGAATACAAAGAGCCAAAGTTCCGACCACCACCATAGTCAACAATCAGGCCTCGATTGCGGACGAGCTGGACAAGCTTGCCAAATTAAAGGAGCAGGGCGTATTGTCGGAAGCGGAATTCGTGCAGATGAAGCAAGAACTCCTGAAAAAGCTCTAG
- the topA gene encoding DNA topoisomerase I, whose amino-acid sequence MSSYTLVVCEKPDAARRIASALGSASESRSTAGGVSVFDVMYAGRNYKVCSASGHLYVLADKTKNRSVYPVLDLEWAPIDSGNGNKKNAKGAARAARFINTISFLARGADSFIHACDYDQEGEVIGHSILEYACGGKYDKSLRAKFSTLTDDEVKEAFATLAKPSSRLAQAGRSRHMLDFIYGVNLSRALAQSFKAGSSGYRNLSIGRVQGPTLAFVADRELEIRLHVPDPYWVLTADFDKDGQAVHARYEKPRIEKLAQARAVLDACTGRDGTVSKVSAKKAVLRPPTPFNTGDLQREAYRLFRLSPGYTLAIAEKLYLRALVSYPRTSSQKLPPSINYAKVLSGLAGVSLYSQPASTLLSRGRLVPNEGLMADPAHPAIYPTGVAPRLSGLEFKVYDLIAKRFLATFGDPAVTERTDVSINVNNHVFLAEGRAVLYDGWMALYRPYVNLEQSTLPQLHEGDVLANRQVVMEEKFTQPPWRYSQASLLAKMEEEKIGTKATRADTIATLFKRNYIATKKASGIEATDLGFAVVESMREHAPTIVSTELTRSMEEQLEGIEQGMKEPVDVIEYAVERLVESLATFREQGATIGRQIGSAAATQSNAVIVIGGCPVCKNGQLRIIRSRTTEKRFVGCSNYASGGCRASAPLPQKGGIRVSKTCQCGWPIISVAFGRGGKRWNTCVNMQCPYKRDRASLARRSAQP is encoded by the coding sequence TTGTCATCGTACACACTGGTAGTCTGCGAAAAGCCTGATGCCGCCCGGCGCATCGCGTCGGCGCTTGGCAGTGCAAGTGAGAGCAGAAGTACTGCCGGCGGTGTCTCTGTCTTTGATGTCATGTACGCAGGCAGGAATTACAAGGTGTGCTCGGCGTCCGGCCACCTGTACGTGCTTGCCGACAAGACAAAGAACAGGAGCGTCTACCCCGTGCTTGACCTAGAATGGGCGCCCATCGACAGCGGCAACGGCAATAAAAAAAATGCCAAGGGCGCAGCAAGGGCTGCGCGCTTTATCAATACGATATCTTTTCTTGCCCGGGGCGCCGACTCGTTCATCCACGCGTGCGACTATGACCAAGAAGGCGAGGTGATAGGCCACAGCATACTGGAATACGCGTGCGGCGGCAAATACGACAAGTCACTGAGGGCCAAGTTCTCGACCCTCACCGACGATGAAGTGAAAGAAGCGTTTGCAACGCTTGCAAAGCCTAGCAGCAGGCTTGCACAGGCCGGCCGGTCGCGCCACATGCTCGACTTTATCTACGGCGTCAATCTGTCAAGAGCGCTTGCCCAGTCGTTCAAGGCGGGTAGCAGCGGCTACAGGAACCTGTCTATTGGCAGGGTGCAGGGGCCCACGCTTGCGTTTGTGGCCGACAGGGAACTTGAAATCCGGCTGCACGTGCCGGACCCCTACTGGGTGCTGACTGCGGATTTTGACAAAGACGGGCAGGCCGTGCATGCCCGCTATGAAAAGCCAAGGATAGAGAAGCTTGCACAGGCGCGTGCAGTGCTTGACGCGTGCACCGGCAGGGATGGCACCGTGAGCAAGGTGTCCGCAAAAAAGGCCGTGCTCAGGCCCCCGACGCCGTTTAACACCGGCGACCTGCAGCGCGAGGCATACAGGCTGTTCAGGCTATCGCCGGGCTACACACTTGCCATCGCTGAAAAGCTGTACCTGCGCGCGCTCGTCTCGTACCCGAGGACGTCAAGCCAAAAGCTCCCGCCGTCCATCAACTATGCCAAGGTACTCTCCGGGCTTGCAGGGGTCTCGCTGTACAGCCAGCCTGCGTCGACGCTGCTCTCAAGGGGCCGGCTCGTGCCAAACGAGGGGCTGATGGCAGATCCCGCGCACCCAGCAATCTACCCTACCGGCGTTGCGCCCCGGCTTTCAGGCCTTGAATTCAAGGTGTACGACCTGATTGCAAAAAGGTTCCTTGCCACCTTTGGCGACCCGGCTGTGACAGAGCGCACGGACGTTTCAATCAATGTGAATAATCACGTGTTTCTTGCAGAGGGAAGAGCGGTGCTCTATGACGGATGGATGGCGCTTTACAGGCCGTACGTCAACCTGGAGCAATCAACGTTGCCGCAGCTGCATGAAGGCGACGTCCTTGCAAATAGGCAGGTCGTGATGGAGGAAAAATTTACGCAGCCGCCGTGGCGCTACAGCCAGGCATCGCTTCTTGCCAAGATGGAGGAAGAAAAAATAGGCACAAAGGCAACAAGGGCCGACACAATCGCGACATTGTTCAAGCGCAACTATATCGCTACAAAAAAGGCCAGCGGAATAGAGGCGACCGACCTTGGCTTTGCCGTGGTTGAATCGATGAGGGAGCACGCGCCGACAATAGTATCTACAGAACTCACGCGCTCGATGGAGGAGCAGCTTGAAGGTATAGAGCAGGGAATGAAAGAGCCCGTCGACGTGATAGAATACGCGGTGGAAAGGCTGGTAGAGTCGCTTGCCACGTTCCGGGAGCAAGGCGCCACGATTGGCAGGCAGATTGGAAGCGCTGCTGCCACACAATCGAATGCTGTCATTGTAATTGGAGGCTGTCCCGTGTGCAAAAACGGCCAGCTGCGCATCATAAGATCAAGGACTACCGAAAAGCGGTTTGTCGGCTGCTCGAATTATGCTTCAGGGGGGTGCAGGGCAAGTGCGCCGCTTCCGCAAAAAGGTGGCATAAGGGTTTCAAAGACCTGCCAGTGTGGCTGGCCGATAATTTCCGTCGCGTTTGGCCGTGGCGGCAAGCGGTGGAACACGTGCGTCAACATGCAGTGCCCGTACAAGAGAGATAGAGCAAGCCTCGCTAGACGCTCTGCACAGCCTTGA
- a CDS encoding thiolase domain-containing protein, producing the protein MTNKVCVLGAGSTKYGKLNESIIEIAMSAAKDAIESAGITPKEIQAGYISNVFGVADKQVHMAPVIMSNLGISHVPGLTIESACGSGSVMFREAYANVAAGFYDCVLALGVEKVTHTGTTQSTTLFSYCSDFFYEGGNGASFPGLFASMARAYMTTHKATEEDLAHVAVKNHENGVLNPKAHVRKKITVDDVLKSPVVASPLKLLDCCPFSDGASATILCSEDFAKKSGRPYVEIIGSGRGASPAAVQGREDITTIPSTVAAAKAAYKMAGVTPKDIDFAEVHDCFTIAEIIDIEDLGFFPKGKAAHAVRDGATRLNGEIPVNPSGGLKSKGHPIGATGVGQVVEVFDQFTGRAGERTVKDAEIALTHNFGATGASAAVHLFRKVDRK; encoded by the coding sequence ATGACCAACAAGGTTTGCGTTCTTGGAGCCGGCAGCACGAAATACGGCAAGTTAAACGAAAGCATCATCGAAATCGCCATGTCTGCAGCTAAAGACGCCATCGAGTCTGCAGGGATAACCCCAAAGGAGATCCAGGCCGGCTACATTTCCAACGTTTTCGGTGTCGCCGACAAGCAGGTGCACATGGCACCTGTCATAATGAGCAACCTTGGCATATCGCACGTCCCCGGCCTCACGATAGAGTCGGCGTGCGGCTCCGGCTCAGTCATGTTCCGAGAAGCCTACGCCAACGTCGCGGCGGGCTTTTACGACTGCGTTCTTGCGCTCGGCGTCGAAAAGGTCACGCACACGGGCACGACGCAGAGCACCACGCTGTTTTCATACTGCTCTGACTTTTTCTACGAGGGCGGAAACGGCGCCTCGTTCCCCGGGCTCTTTGCGTCGATGGCAAGGGCCTACATGACGACCCACAAGGCCACGGAGGAAGACCTTGCCCATGTGGCGGTCAAGAACCACGAAAACGGCGTGCTCAACCCAAAGGCGCACGTGAGGAAAAAGATCACCGTTGACGACGTGTTAAAGTCGCCGGTGGTCGCGTCGCCACTAAAGCTGTTGGACTGCTGCCCGTTCTCTGACGGCGCATCAGCTACAATCCTCTGCTCCGAGGACTTTGCCAAAAAGTCCGGCAGGCCGTACGTCGAGATAATCGGCTCCGGCCGTGGCGCCTCTCCTGCTGCAGTTCAGGGCAGGGAAGACATTACCACCATCCCAAGCACCGTCGCAGCGGCCAAGGCGGCGTACAAGATGGCCGGCGTCACCCCGAAGGACATTGACTTTGCAGAGGTGCACGACTGCTTTACAATCGCAGAGATAATCGACATCGAAGACCTCGGCTTTTTCCCAAAGGGCAAGGCGGCCCACGCGGTGAGGGACGGAGCTACGAGGCTCAACGGCGAGATCCCAGTAAACCCGTCCGGCGGGCTGAAATCAAAGGGCCACCCAATCGGCGCAACCGGCGTCGGGCAGGTCGTCGAGGTGTTTGACCAGTTCACCGGAAGGGCAGGCGAGCGCACCGTAAAAGACGCAGAAATCGCGCTGACGCACAACTTTGGCGCAACCGGCGCAAGCGCGGCGGTGCACCTATTCAGAAAAGTGGACAGGAAGTAA
- a CDS encoding Zn-ribbon domain-containing OB-fold protein: MDTHGVREKFIEVASRKKILAHRCVKCGHTMLETVMFCEKCSASKFEDVELEGAGTVVTYTIQAVAPAGFEDAGSYAWVVFKINNANIRASGFLPGIKEPKDLPVGAKVRVAGFDQHHGLLLEKA, from the coding sequence ATGGATACACACGGAGTCCGCGAAAAGTTCATCGAGGTAGCAAGCAGGAAAAAGATACTGGCGCACAGGTGCGTCAAGTGCGGCCACACGATGCTGGAGACGGTCATGTTTTGCGAAAAGTGCTCGGCAAGCAAGTTTGAAGACGTCGAGCTGGAAGGCGCCGGCACGGTCGTCACGTACACAATCCAGGCAGTGGCGCCGGCGGGCTTTGAGGATGCCGGCTCGTACGCGTGGGTGGTGTTCAAGATAAATAACGCAAACATACGCGCGTCTGGGTTCCTTCCCGGCATCAAGGAGCCAAAGGACCTGCCGGTAGGCGCAAAGGTAAGGGTTGCCGGCTTTGACCAGCACCACGGCCTGCTGCTTGAGAAGGCATAA
- a CDS encoding DUF342 domain-containing protein produces the protein MLISYLQANRASLRPVYSLPPNLERLDRETLERLKERTQKRIEDLELSILALDGIILDCIKRQDQLGYRIPLASQPSYKEELIEKYEKVTEEKKIRSKEYQELKHEIATLNYNLEQLDIVLNTILQEIVDLSDS, from the coding sequence ATGCTAATAAGCTACCTTCAAGCTAACAGGGCGTCGTTGCGTCCCGTCTATTCTTTGCCGCCAAACCTCGAAAGGCTGGACAGGGAAACCCTGGAGAGGCTGAAGGAAAGAACGCAAAAGAGAATCGAAGACTTGGAACTGAGCATTCTGGCACTGGACGGAATAATACTGGATTGCATCAAACGCCAAGACCAGCTCGGGTACAGGATCCCGCTGGCCTCTCAGCCTTCCTACAAGGAAGAACTGATTGAGAAATACGAAAAAGTAACAGAGGAAAAGAAAATCAGATCTAAAGAGTATCAAGAACTAAAACACGAAATTGCTACTCTGAACTACAACCTTGAGCAGCTCGACATAGTTCTGAACACGATACTACAGGAAATCGTCGATCTATCCGACAGCTGA
- the nrdD gene encoding anaerobic ribonucleoside-triphosphate reductase, which produces METEPSFDYSQLQQRESRKGGVLESASKRVRMIFSVMASPNRIDILRILNTKGPLTYSELKALAGFKSKKESGKFAYHLRKLLRQLLVALNKAERRYTITNLGKLVLSLARQIEERSIIESGKMYVRTGRQTIEEFNSHKIIQSLVREANLPLEQAHKITEEVENKIYKFQTAYLTSSLIRETVNSVLIEHGHEEYRNKLARIGLPPSDISEMLSSEDATRSGAAGVMAKTAGSVFSEYLIFNTLPKDIADMHLAGEIHIAQPGAWGLLPDTLFVDLSDMEDGSLDLACRHPAVARFASIKTADDMLAALPVLIALLLREASAEVVLEGIAPPLAKAKDTDDLAAKFARALVSSSAAAAGAGQQQQQPLATLVVPAGDTAADAKQLNALLDGYRRYVDATPVPRVGLAITHGGKLKDSIDHITAAVRSGGIITIGSNDNNNNTARSSSGIRKTMAATNGKGSSSSAAMSLQALSINLPRLAYESNKDETYFRAKLALAIKPSLAAMAMRKKAVMDNARRGLLPAFSAATHSMQHATSSIVINLTGAHESVFSILGHDEANSGVEVMQKVLKTAVDVAAAQGKQLGEDSCGVAMIADDSGTRFAALDSEKYGKVSLLQSQNTTSYSQGMTLNGKELDKKQQLAAECSAIDKILNGGLAATVDVTDLGAGEAKSAIEAAAAELAFFRPRAWLAVCATCGKKYKMSADRCESCKSPHRLLTTA; this is translated from the coding sequence ATGGAAACGGAACCGAGTTTTGACTATTCTCAACTACAGCAAAGAGAATCACGCAAGGGAGGCGTGCTGGAATCGGCATCCAAGCGCGTCAGGATGATATTTTCAGTCATGGCAAGCCCGAACAGGATCGACATCCTCCGCATCCTGAACACAAAGGGCCCACTGACATATTCAGAGCTTAAAGCGCTGGCAGGTTTCAAGTCAAAAAAAGAGTCGGGCAAGTTTGCATACCACTTGAGAAAGCTGTTGAGGCAGTTGCTGGTCGCGCTGAACAAGGCCGAGCGCCGCTACACTATTACCAATCTGGGCAAGCTTGTGCTGTCTCTTGCCCGGCAGATTGAAGAGCGCTCGATAATAGAGAGCGGCAAGATGTACGTAAGGACGGGCAGGCAGACGATAGAGGAGTTCAACTCGCACAAGATAATACAGTCGCTGGTGAGGGAAGCCAACCTCCCCCTTGAGCAGGCCCACAAGATAACCGAGGAGGTCGAGAACAAGATCTACAAGTTCCAGACCGCGTACCTGACGTCGTCGCTTATCCGCGAGACTGTCAACTCTGTGCTGATAGAGCACGGCCACGAAGAATACAGAAACAAGCTTGCGCGCATTGGCCTGCCGCCGTCAGACATTTCCGAGATGCTGTCAAGCGAGGATGCCACGAGAAGCGGCGCGGCAGGCGTCATGGCAAAGACTGCCGGCTCGGTGTTTTCAGAGTACCTAATCTTTAACACGCTCCCAAAGGACATCGCCGACATGCACCTGGCCGGCGAGATACACATCGCCCAGCCCGGAGCGTGGGGCCTCCTGCCGGACACGCTGTTTGTGGACCTTTCCGACATGGAAGACGGCAGCCTGGACCTTGCCTGCAGGCATCCTGCCGTGGCAAGGTTTGCGTCGATAAAGACGGCCGACGACATGCTTGCCGCGCTTCCTGTTCTGATCGCGCTCCTTTTGAGGGAGGCCTCGGCAGAGGTTGTGCTTGAAGGAATCGCGCCGCCGCTTGCCAAGGCCAAGGATACTGATGACCTTGCAGCCAAGTTCGCCAGGGCGCTTGTGTCGTCATCTGCCGCTGCTGCCGGCGCAGGCCAGCAACAACAGCAGCCGCTTGCAACGCTGGTGGTGCCTGCCGGCGACACAGCAGCGGACGCCAAGCAGCTGAACGCGCTACTTGACGGCTACCGCCGGTACGTCGACGCGACCCCCGTTCCCCGCGTCGGCCTTGCAATAACCCACGGGGGCAAGCTGAAGGACAGCATCGACCATATCACGGCAGCGGTAAGGAGCGGAGGCATCATAACTATTGGAAGCAATGATAATAATAATAATACTGCCAGGTCGTCAAGCGGGATACGCAAGACGATGGCAGCGACAAACGGCAAAGGCTCCTCATCCTCTGCTGCAATGTCGCTTCAGGCGCTTTCGATAAACCTGCCCAGGCTTGCCTACGAGTCAAACAAGGACGAAACCTACTTTCGGGCAAAGCTGGCCCTTGCGATAAAGCCGTCGCTTGCGGCAATGGCAATGAGGAAAAAGGCCGTCATGGACAACGCAAGACGCGGGCTCCTCCCCGCGTTCTCTGCGGCTACTCATTCGATGCAGCATGCCACCTCAAGCATCGTCATAAACCTGACGGGTGCCCACGAATCCGTCTTTAGCATCCTTGGCCACGATGAGGCCAACAGCGGAGTAGAGGTGATGCAGAAGGTGCTAAAGACGGCAGTAGATGTCGCCGCGGCGCAGGGCAAGCAGCTGGGCGAAGACTCTTGCGGCGTAGCGATGATAGCAGACGACTCTGGCACCCGCTTTGCCGCCCTTGACTCTGAAAAGTATGGCAAAGTCTCGCTCCTCCAGTCGCAGAACACCACCAGCTATTCCCAGGGAATGACGCTAAATGGCAAGGAGCTTGACAAAAAACAACAGCTGGCTGCCGAGTGCTCTGCCATCGACAAGATACTTAATGGCGGACTTGCGGCCACAGTGGACGTCACCGACCTTGGCGCCGGCGAAGCCAAGAGCGCAATCGAGGCTGCAGCTGCAGAGCTTGCGTTCTTCCGGCCCCGGGCCTGGCTTGCCGTATGCGCAACGTGCGGCAAAAAATACAAGATGTCTGCCGACAGGTGCGAGTCATGCAAGTCGCCGCACAGGCTGCTTACGACGGCATAG